Within the Tursiops truncatus isolate mTurTru1 chromosome 19, mTurTru1.mat.Y, whole genome shotgun sequence genome, the region GCGGCACCCTTGCTGAAGGGCatgctccttttcttctcctccttgccCCAGTTGCCATTCTGCCTCGTGTTTAAGACCACCTTATCCCAGCCGTCAAAGCGGGGATTGAAGTGGAAGGCGACGTCTGCCTCTGGGCCCTGCCCCACCTCGAAGTTCACGAAGAACCTGGTGGGACACGAAGGGCTGTTCCCCTGGCCGCCCATGCCAGCGCACTATTGACCCAAGACTGGAGGGGGAGATCGTGCCCCTGCACTCCAAGGGGCAGATTCCCATCGCTACCCCTTTGCTCACTCCCTTCCCTGACCCAGCTTCAAATAAGACTGCTACTGGGACTCCTGCATTTACCCCAGCCCAGTCTCTATCGGCTCAGgtctctctgccccctccctggcTTCTGAAGGCCATTCCCCACAGGCAGCCAGAGGGACCCTGTGAAAACCCAAATCGGAGCACCTTCCACAGCTCCCTTCACACCAGCAGCCCCCAAATTATTCCAAGGGGGCAGGTACAcacctgcctcaggacctttgcactggctgttctttctgcttggaatgctcttccctcagatacaccccaggctccctccctctcacctccttcaggtctttgctgaaAAATTCCCTTCCCAGGAACCTTTCCCTGGCCACCTTATTCAAAGGGACGCCACACAACCCCTACCCCACATCTgctccccatctcccttccctcctcattTGTCTCCATAGCATTTATTGCCATCTGACTTATTATATatctgacttatttattttttatctgtctCCTCTACTAGGATGTCAGCTCCACGAGGACAGGGATCTTTGTCCTGTTGGATGCTCTGTCCCCAGCGCCTAGGCACAGAGTGGGTACTCGGTGGACACAGAAACAATGACCAAAGAAACAACAGTCCTATGACATCATTCAATTatcatcaccattttttttttatcatcacaattttaaaaccataaaaaaagctaagtggacttccctggtggcgcagtggttaagaatccgcctgccaatgcagaggacacaggtttgaaccctggtccgggaagatcccacatgccgcggagcaactaagcccgtgcaccacaactactgagcccacgtaccataactactgaagcccacaaacctagagcccgtgctccacaacaagagaagccaccgcagtgagaagcccgcgcaccgcagcgaagagtagccctcccgccaccactcgcctcaactaaagaaagcccgcatggaatgaagacccaacgctgccaaaaataaatctaaaaaattaaagaaaacaaaaagctaagAGTTGTTGTAGTGCTGAATATACGACTCTATATGTTTTACATATTGAATCCTCaaaacccattttatagatgacaaacTAAAGCACACAGAGCTTTCCCAGTCACACGGttggtaagtgacagagctgggacatGAACTCAGGTGGACCGGCTCTGAGCCTGTGATCTTAATTCATGCTGTCATACCCAACAATTCCAATCCAGTGTCCCAACTCTGGGGCCACCTGTCATGGTGAGTCTCCCTAACACCTCCCAGCCCCCCTCCTGATCTGATCACCAAGCCCTGGACTCCCCAGACCAGAGCTGTTCCTTGGCCATCAGGTGCGGTGGCATAGAGCCCTCTTCTcagcggcggggagggagggaaataggCCTCCTGCACCTGGGCTGGAAGCCCCCTGTTTTTAGCCCCCTCCCAGCCTAGCCTGGCATGGGGGAGGGTCTTACCTCTTCATATGCTCGCTAGCCACTCCTTGGATGTAAATGGACATTCCAACTCTGAGACTGCCTGGGATGGGCCTGTGGTAGGGCAGCGTCTGCAgaaggggccaggtgaggggccTCAAAGGTCATCTGCCTATTGCAGCCCTTACTACTCAGTCAGCAGCCCCTCCAGTCCCCCTCCCTTAAGCAAGGGAGAGGAAACCAAGGGGTGAGGGATCAGCGTGAAGATGAAGAAGGCTGAGAGTTGGAGCCGGATGTAAATAGTCTATCAGGGTGGGAGTAAGTCAAGCCCCAGGGTCAGTACTGGGTAAATCAGACCCACAACGCCCGGGTGGCTGCCTCTGAGGATCAGGGTGAGGGTAAATTGGTGCGTGGCGGTCAGGGTGGAGCTAAGCCAGGGACTAGGGTATCTCACCGGGTTGTAGGTGGGCTGGTAGCCTGGTGCAGGAACGAAGGCCATCTTGAGAGGCTGGGCTGGTGGCTTCTACAGTGAGAAGAGCTGCAGGAGTAGGGAATGGCGGCAGATAGCGGCTGGTGGCTGGCCCTTATACCTGAGGATAAGGGAGTGGCTGGCAGGGCAGGGTCCACAGGGTCCCTCTTCTAGGGATCCTAGACACACATCTTCTAGGGCACCCCCAGTCTCCCTCTCTTACCAGCCTCACTGGTAACCAGCCGGAACCCAGATCttctgggccaggcctggggtaCTCAGCTCAGGACCGCCTCCTCTAGGCCCTCCTGCAAAGAGGAAGTGCTGGCGAACTTTGGCCCTTCAAGGGCCTTATCGGAGCCCATAAAAACCTGGCTGACCCTTTGTTGTCAGAGGGAGGGTGAGGCCAGGAGGGTTGGGCAGGGTAAGGCTAAAAGGAGTGGCCCAGGACAGATGGGCAACGGAAACAAGTGAAAAAGCAAGGAGGAACTGGGCACTCCTGATACTCCCAGGAACTGTTCGAGGACCTCAGTTATTGCTGCGCGCCTCTAGTATGTGCGTCATGTTGTGTATGTCGTGGTTTAGATCACTGACTTCTGGGGCCTGAGGTTCTGGGTTAAACTCCTTCCTCTGCCGCTTCTTCGCTGTTTGATCTTGCGTCAGTGGTTTAACCTCAATTTGCCCATTTGCCCATCTGTTAAATAGGGAATATTAATAGTATTAACCTCATAGGGTCCTTGAAAGGAATTACtaagttaataaatattcataacaGGACGTGGCATATAGGAGACACTAAATTAatgcttggggacttccctggtggtccagtggttaggactccatgctttcactgtcgtggcgccgggttccatccctggtcggggaactaagatcccacaaatctcccacaagccgcacggcgCGGccgaaaaagaagaaaaaaaggaaaataataccttGTAAATTAATGCTTGGTCTCTTGCCCTCATTCCAAACGTAAATCCAGGAcgttggtttatttatttatttatttttctggccacgccacgcagcttgcgggatcgtCGTTCCCCCACaggggactgaacccgggccgcTGCAGTgaaagccctaaccactggaccgccagggaattctccagGAGGTTGGGATTATATATGGAAAAGAGAACTCAGAGCTTAGAGAAGTGAGGCAGTTGGCCCAAGACTGGGTAGCAGCAGAACCCTAGCCAGACTCCAGCACCGGAACCTACTACGCTGTGTAGTGAGTGGGGGCCAGGCAGGGGAAATGCCGCCCACGAGCCTGGGGCAGGCAGGAAGACCGTCTGTGGCCTTTCACGTGACTTGCTACCAGCCCTGGCCTGCCCACTGCCACTCTGAATGGTCATCACCTGCATGTCTTCCATGCCCATTGGTCATATCTCTGTCCCCAACTTTCAGCACAACCATGGTCTTTGGAGCCCCCAGGATCATCATGTTAACCCCCTTTCTGCCTCGCCTCTCTCTCCAATAAGGACACCGGCTTCTTTATATTGCTTTATTGTTCGTGGGGCGAAGACAAGGCATGAAAACAGGGAGACTGGCAAAGAAGACAGCGAGGGGGACCATCTTCACTAATCCTCCCTCTCTGTGAATGAGGAAGCGCAGTCACGAGACGGGACAAAGCTAGACCCTGGGCCAGGACCTGGGATGAAGGGCCTCTCAGAGCTTGGAGAAGGTGATGGTCTTCAGTTCCTTCTTCTCCATTAAGGCCTGGAGAGACTTAACGACATCCTCTGTCTGCAGCATGCTCATGTTCCAGGATTTCTGGATAAAGACGGCGGCGGGGAATGGAAAGGATACGGGAAGATTTTAATTGGACCAATGAAAAATAGGAGATAGCAGCGCACCAGTCAGAGGACAAGGCCTGCAAGGGGCCGCTGTGCCCTGATTGGTTGCGCTGGGATCAGAGAAGGGATGTGATTGGTCGGACGGAGAGTCTCACCATGAAGTTGAGGCTGTCGGTCACCGAATGGTCGCGGGAGTAGAGCAGGTTGATCTTGGTGCTCTGCACCGCCACGGGGCTCTTGCTGGAAATCTCGGCTGCCAGGGCGAAGGCCGCATCAAGCATGACCTCCTTGTCTGGGAAGACCCGGCTGAGGATGAAAGGCATTTGCAGTCGGCGGTCTGAGAAgagctctcctctccctctcatgTATGAACAAGTGGCCAATCACCGTAGAAAATGGAAGATACCGCAGTGAAATGGACCAATCAGAGCAGGGCAGTAGACTCCAGACCACCCAGAGAGAGGAGGCCACTTGGAATCCATGAGTTAAGGTACTCGGGGATCCAGAGAGCCCCACCCAGGTCTGGCTGCCCCTGAGCTCTTATCCAGCACAGGCCTCAGCCCCTACCTGACCAGCCCACAGTCCAGGGCCTCGTCAGCCATCATCTTGCGGGCAGTGAAGGCCAGCTCGTTGACCAGGCTGCAAGAGGGCAGAGCGTGTCGGGGGTGGCAGTCATCCCAGGTCTAGGAGATGTCCTgccgtcccctcccccaggctcctctCACCCACCTCTGGTTCCCGATGACTCTGGGCAGTCGCTGCAGGGTTCCCACATCCGCTGCCAAACCTAGGTCCACCTCCTGGGGGGAGCAATCCTGCCCGTGCTTAGTTTCTGCCCACTACTGTCCCCATGCAACCTCAATGCCAATGAAATTCCGCATTTACTGCAgaggtcccaccccacccccacctcagaGACTCCCATTCCAAACACCCCGTTTCATTCCCATCCACGTACTTTTGCCCATGTAGGTTCCTTCGGTCTAGAATACAGCCCACCTTCCAATTCTTCTGCCCTCCCAATTCTTTGAGGTCAGCTGCATCTATCTCCAGACAGAAGCCTTGCttatccctgccctgcccccctccaACCATGAGCTCCATCGTGCCTCCCGCCCCCTCCAGCACTGACGCCAAGCAGCGCCCCTAGCCTCAACCCCTCCCTGACAACTTGACTCACTCCTGACCTCACACTGACTGCATGGCCTACCCTTGACTTCCTCCTTGGCCAAgtgttacttttcttttctttttttttttgctcctgtggcacgtgggatcttagttccctgaccagggatcaaacaggcaccccctgccttggaagcgcggagtcttaaccattggaccaccagggaagtcccaagggttACTTTTTAAGGTTCAGTTCTAACTCACTCTTCCATGAAGCCGTCTAGACTCACGCCCACCCCCTTAGCTTGCTCTGTCCCTGCTCTGCCCCTGCTCTGACCTGTCTCTGCCACTCATTTCCCAGCTCTAAGCGGGGCCCAAGGAAGCAGCTCAGGAGGATGGCTCACCTTCACCTGGAAGGAAGCATCCTGGGTACAGTACCGGATGTCACAGGCAGTGATAAGATCCACTCCTGGGAAGGAGAGGCCAGGGACACTAAACAACCACAggactgctccccacccccacccccagactgtGGGGTTGCGCCTCGGGCCAAAGTCTAACTGGCAACAGATCTGGGTGGGTGGCTGCAGACTCACCTGCACCAATGCAGCCCCCATGGATGGCGCCAATCACCGGCTTAGGGCACTGGAAGGGGACAGGAGGGGCGGGGTCAAGGCTGGTCCAGGAGCGGCAGGAAGGGGGCTGCCCCGCTAGCCTCCCAGGGTCACCTTCTCGATGACGCTGAAGGTCTCTTGGTATCTGCTGAGGAGGCTATGGAGGTGCCAGCTGATACGGGCCACGTCGTCTCCCGCGGGCTGAAGGAGGCCTGAAGCCATGTCCACGAAGTCGATACCTGGTGGGGAGATCTGGGGAGGCTCACCTAGCCGCCCAGGCCCAACCCGTTGCCCTGGCTAGGGTTCAGAGGCCACGCAAACCACCACGGTGGAGGCAGCAACTCACACAGGAGGGACTGC harbors:
- the ECH1 gene encoding delta(3,5)-Delta(2,4)-dienoyl-CoA isomerase, mitochondrial; this encodes MPSPNMAAFCARPLSFLLSVYSNESVAMAAVIPASRRLRNLLTCRLTARTNLGLSLNLHPLSSFAQDEPSKAAPEEAPGHSYESLRVTSAQKHILHVQLNRPEKRNAMNKAFWSEMVVCFNKIAEDADCRAVVISGAGKMFTSGIDFVDMASGLLQPAGDDVARISWHLHSLLSRYQETFSVIEKCPKPVIGAIHGGCIGAGVDLITACDIRYCTQDASFQVKEVDLGLAADVGTLQRLPRVIGNQSLVNELAFTARKMMADEALDCGLVSRVFPDKEVMLDAAFALAAEISSKSPVAVQSTKINLLYSRDHSVTDSLNFMKSWNMSMLQTEDVVKSLQALMEKKELKTITFSKL